In Lathamus discolor isolate bLatDis1 chromosome 1, bLatDis1.hap1, whole genome shotgun sequence, the following are encoded in one genomic region:
- the HPGDS gene encoding hematopoietic prostaglandin D synthase isoform X2 — protein sequence MPQYKLTYFNLRGRAEISRYLFAYSGKKYEDHRIEAADWPKIKPTIPFGKIPVLEVDGVTIHQSLAIARYLARESGLAGQTPVEQALADAIVDTIDDFMTLFPWAEKNQDVRKQAFDDILTNKAPELLKDLDTFLGDNTWLVGKSVTWADFYWDVCSTTLLSCKPDLADNYPRLLALRDRVQALPAIAAWIQKRPKTIM from the exons ATGCCTCAGTACAAGCTGACATACTTCAATCTGCGAGGACGAGCAGAAATCAGCCGCTACCTGTTTGCTTATTCAGGCAAGAAGTATGAAGACCACAGGATAGAAGCGGCAGACTGGCCCAAAATCAAACCAA CTATCCCATTTGGCAAAATCCCTGTTCTGGAAGTAGACGGAGTTACCATTCACCAGAGCCTGGCAATAGCAAGATACCTTGCCAGAGAATCAG GTCTGGCAGGACAGACACCTGTGGAACAGGCGCTTGCTGATGCCATCGTGGACACCATCGATGATTTCATGACACTGTTCCCTTGGGCAGAGAAAAACCAGGACGTGAGA AAACAAGCATTTGATGATATCCTCACGAACAAAGCACCCGAGTTACTGAAAGACTTGGATACTTTCTTAGGGGATAACACCTGGCTGGTAGGGAAGTCT GTAACATGGGCAGATTTCTACTGGGATGTGTGCAGTACAACACTTCTGTCCTGCAAACCTGACCTGGCAGACAACTACCCCAGGCTGCTGGCTCTCAGGGACAGAGTGCAAGCGCTTCCAGCCATTGCAGCCTGGATCCAGAAAAGACCCAAGACCATAATGTAG
- the HPGDS gene encoding hematopoietic prostaglandin D synthase isoform X1 produces the protein MNLFHRGQSSEGLLCTEEGTTYHCTRGSSMPQYKLTYFNLRGRAEISRYLFAYSGKKYEDHRIEAADWPKIKPTIPFGKIPVLEVDGVTIHQSLAIARYLARESGLAGQTPVEQALADAIVDTIDDFMTLFPWAEKNQDVRKQAFDDILTNKAPELLKDLDTFLGDNTWLVGKSVTWADFYWDVCSTTLLSCKPDLADNYPRLLALRDRVQALPAIAAWIQKRPKTIM, from the exons ATGAACCTTTTCCACCGGGGCCAGAGCTCAGAGGGACTCCTGTGCACCGAGGAAGGGACCACGTATCACTGCACCAGA GGATCCAGCATGCCTCAGTACAAGCTGACATACTTCAATCTGCGAGGACGAGCAGAAATCAGCCGCTACCTGTTTGCTTATTCAGGCAAGAAGTATGAAGACCACAGGATAGAAGCGGCAGACTGGCCCAAAATCAAACCAA CTATCCCATTTGGCAAAATCCCTGTTCTGGAAGTAGACGGAGTTACCATTCACCAGAGCCTGGCAATAGCAAGATACCTTGCCAGAGAATCAG GTCTGGCAGGACAGACACCTGTGGAACAGGCGCTTGCTGATGCCATCGTGGACACCATCGATGATTTCATGACACTGTTCCCTTGGGCAGAGAAAAACCAGGACGTGAGA AAACAAGCATTTGATGATATCCTCACGAACAAAGCACCCGAGTTACTGAAAGACTTGGATACTTTCTTAGGGGATAACACCTGGCTGGTAGGGAAGTCT GTAACATGGGCAGATTTCTACTGGGATGTGTGCAGTACAACACTTCTGTCCTGCAAACCTGACCTGGCAGACAACTACCCCAGGCTGCTGGCTCTCAGGGACAGAGTGCAAGCGCTTCCAGCCATTGCAGCCTGGATCCAGAAAAGACCCAAGACCATAATGTAG